Part of the Verrucomicrobiia bacterium genome, CGGTGGCTTTCAAGCATCGTGGTAAAACCCGCGATGCCGCGCGCGGCCAGCGTGTTGACCGGCCCGGCCGAGATGCCGTTGACGCGGATTTTCTTCGGGCCCAGGTCCGCGGCGAGATAACGGATCGCGGATTCCAGGCTGGCCTTGGCAAGGCCCATGACGTTGTAGTTGGGGACGACTTTTTCGGAGCCCAGGTACGTGAGCGCTACGATGCTGCCGCCGTTCTTTTCGAGCAGCGGTTCCGCGGCCTTGGACAGGGCCAGCAGAGAGAAAGCGCTGATGTCCTGCGCGAGGTGGAAGCCTTCGCGGGAAGTCTCCACCGTGCGGCCGGCCAGTTCTTCCTTCTTGGCGAACGCGATGCAGTGGATCATGAAATCGAGCGAACCGAAATCCGAAGCCAGCTTGTCGAAGACACTCTTGATTTCTTCGTCTTTTGAGACGTCGCAGCCGTAAAGCGGCGAAGTCCCGGGAAGGGTGTCCGCGAGCTCTTTCACGCTTTCCTGCAGGCGTTCGCCCTGGTACGTGAACGCAAGCTGCGCGCCGTTGGCGGAAAGCGCCTTGGCAATGCCCCATGCGATGCTGCGCTTATTGGCGACGCCCAGCACGAGGCCTT contains:
- a CDS encoding enoyl-ACP reductase, translating into MPEQTMTENEPFTSNLLKGKKGLVLGVANKRSIAWGIAKALSANGAQLAFTYQGERLQESVKELADTLPGTSPLYGCDVSKDEEIKSVFDKLASDFGSLDFMIHCIAFAKKEELAGRTVETSREGFHLAQDISAFSLLALSKAAEPLLEKNGGSIVALTYLGSEKVVPNYNVMGLAKASLESAIRYLAADLGPKKIRVNGISAGPVNTLAARGIAGFTTMLESHRNRAALKRNVELEEVGNAGLFLASPLSGGITGEILYVDCGYRIMGA